CTGTTTATCACCTGATTGTACGATTGAAGGTGTTCGTAGGTCACTGACGCGACACTGTTCCTCAACCTCAGTGACGTCGGATTTGCTAGATCCAACTAACTGGTCGAGGTTTGCAGAACTGGGAGAGTTTAGTAATTCAGCGTCTAGGTCTGGGCTCTGTGTCCTCAATTGTTTGTAGTTACGAGAGTGCTCTTCGATTTCCTTGTCAAGCTCTGCATCCTCCTGCTGTAAATTAAGTAGCtgtgtaaataaatcataaaatgAACCTGACGGGCACAAATAGAAGTGTTAAAGTTTTGAATAAACTTACAGCTAGATTCTCTTGATTGagtttattatgaattgaggaAAGTTTTGCACTTAGTTCACTATGGTGGACGGTTAATTGTTCGTTTTTATCGGAATCTAAGGTAACCAAAGACTGAACTTTTTTGTTGGGTGACTCAATAGCTTTAGCTGCTCGACTTAATGACCTTGTTCTTATATTAATCGAATCGTTaatttcttctttatttaaaatattatgattaGATTCGTGTGCCATCCTACTCTGGGCCTTAGTGTTCCGACCTATATGTGAGAACTCTTCCACTTCCATGTCATTATCATCCATCTCTTGACCGACTTTGTGTTTATTTCGTTCACGCAGCGTAGGTCCTCGACTCTGAAAACAAAGAAagttctttttaaaatttcaatttaaaaatcaatcataCTACACTATTTCATAAACACTAACCTGTGATCGCGTCCTtaacgaaattgaaaaatttgatttgATATCCTCATCTGATTCACTGAAGGCCTCTAAATAATTAACAGGATGCTTGTTCCGCTTGTTACGTGTGATACTGGGTGATTCTGTAGAAACTCGACTCAGGGGCCTCACTCTTGCTCTACTCTTGGGTCTCAATACTTTTTCATCAATACTACTGTTAACTTCAGTTGGTTGATTCGCACTGCCTGAAGCTTTAATTGTGTTTGAAGTGATAGTAGTAGTAGCATTCGCAACAAGCATACTGGGAGTAGGTAAGCTCAAACTAGCTGATACATCTCTGGCTACTTCTTCAACCTTCTCATTAGAAACTATTAGTTTAGCGTCATTTAAGCTTGTGCTTGGTTTCTCATTGATATCTTTTTCAGGCATCATCAAACTACTATCAATTCTGCTCAATAAGTCAGTCTTCTTGAGATAGTCAACAACCAATGGATCATTTATATGTTCTAGTCTAAGTAATGCAACGCAAGCTTTTTGTTTCTCTGCGAGGTCTTTCACACTCATACCATTATCTgtatgatgatgatggtcATGTTTGGTGCAATTCAGTGATAACAAAGAACAAATAGTCCTGCTTGGAGACACAGGAGTGGCAGTTAACTTTCGATCCACAGATGCTTTGACTGATGGAgatgatttgatttttgatttttttaatggaTGTGTTTCTTCTTCAATctggaaaaaatttaattaatgagGCATAGATATTAACGTGTAAcggaataatataaaataaaatttgtccaaataaataaaagaatatttaattttataaaacaatgaagatattttgtgttttaaaattaattaaacggataaataatgaaaaatatagaataGATAATTTTAACATATTAACGTAAAAATACCTTATTCTCCTGTTCTATAAATGTTTTTTGGCGTTTTCTTCTGAATTTCCATTCTCCATTTTGTACTGTTTCAGAATTACTACCTAAATTGGTATCAACCATGCAATCAACAGATTCACTCTCTGAATTTCTTGGAATGTTTGTTTCACTATTGCTTTTCTCTGTTTCATTTAACGTAAGTTTATGATTTGAGATAGATTCAGGTTGTTGATTATTATGATTTACTTGATCTGAACTAGCTCCTGATGTAACAGCAGTTTTTGCTTTATTCACTGGACGCACATAAGGCAAGGTCCTACTACagtgaaaataatatttataaggTTCTGTTCTGCTACAACTCCAATTCCCATGTTCACTATCCGAGCGTTGCGATTCTACAGACTCAGGTAATTTGTCCAATTCCATACTCGCATtatttaaaacattaattttggTATTTGTTTCACTGGAAGAATTTGATAAATCTTTCACTTGAACAAATGAATCCTCTTCATTAACTTCTATGCTTTGATCTTTTGCAGTTTTATCAAAGATTGTGTTTGTTTTATTCAAAACATGCAGTAAAGCATTTGCATCTTTTATGGAGCTGTCCGTTTCAGAATCATTTTGAACTTGATAAGattcattttttgatttttcattactCATATTGATATCTTTGGAAGATTTTAACTTTACATCACCACTTGTTAAATTAGAATCTGACTTTGCTTTCATATTGTTGGAAGCTTTGGATTTCTTATGAATAACATCTGAAGaattttgttttgaatttgaatCCATTGATGAGCAGCTATGTTCTGTGTTTACATTCTCCTTTACAGCATCTAACTCGATATTGACATCATTAGGACAAGCTATATTCTTGGATATTTCAGTTATACCAGACGCAGGTTTATCAATGATTTTACCTTCAAATGGTATTGTACGTCGACAACTAATTTCttcatcttcattttctttgGTTTCATTCACTTTATTGGGTGTGTTCTTTGATTCTGGATCAACcagttttttttctgtatctgCAATACCTATTGTACTCCTATTCTTGAGTTTATTCTTATGTTTATTTTCACTCTTTTGCCTTTTTGTAGAACTTTTTGCATCTTTGCAATCATCTGACTCTTTGTTATTGTAACTTTTACTTTCTTTTATACTAGATTCTTTATTCGTAAAACTTTTTGCATCCATGCAATTATCTGACTCTTTGTTTTCATCACTTTTGCTTTGTTTTACAGTAGAGTTTATCTCAGGAACAAATGCAGTCctcttttcttcctttttatcTGGCAAATTTCTGTTACCATTTGCAATAGgttcgttattattttttaaattaggtccatttaaaagtttttctatatttaaaatCCTAGATTCTCTAGTTTTTAGTTTACCAATAAAAGGTTCGATTCTTCTGCAGCTGAAAATTTCTGTTGTAGGAATAGTTTCCTTATCTGGCTTAATTTCAGAGACATGTTTTTGATTAGGAATAACATTAGGTGCAAGATGTCTGAGACTCTTTCTTCTATGCATATCGCCATTAACGGTTGAAGTCTCTAACTTATTTCCTTCCACTTCCTCTTTTATAGTTGAAGAGTCAGTTTTAACTGGATTGCTCTCACTTGTACTTCTGTCACTTACACGTGCATTATTCACTTTATTCACCTTTGGATTCTTAAGagtagatttctttttttttgtatccaTTCCTAATTTCCAACGATTCCACCTTTTTCTCTTGCGGTGTTTCTGTATTGCTCCAGTCATTTCAGTAGCTGTGGTAGctgtagtagcagcagcaatTAATTTAGGCACAGCTTTTGGATCAATATGCTTCACATCAATGGACTTTCCTTTACAGCTGTCTAAAACTTCTGTCGTATTGATCTCCTTcaatttttcctcttttcttCGATTTCTCATTTTTGTAGCAAATACtgtattacaaaatttttttttttccaagggTTTCTGTACATTTGTCCCAAGTGCAGAAAGGTGTTCATCTTTGCCATTTACGTTGCTTTCTTTTGACTTTTCCATAGTATGTGAGCTTTCCATATCAACACTTAATAAATTACCCagtttgtataaaaaattactgtAACAAGACTACTTAAAACTAAGGCATATAAACTTCTTTGTGGCCtcctgaaacaaaaaaaagtttgcttattttttgtataattcttTCGTAGTacataataacaaataataattattaaaacttatattgcaaatatttaaaagtttAACACTACCCTGAGGAATGAAGTCTTtatacgataaaaaaaaaatcaattatttagcATGGTTCTTTAAAGAATTACATCGCTTAAGTATCCAATTCTTATTGATCACTGCAAACACCCTATCAATATCTCTGCTTCTGAACCCtgtgtttaaaaaattttgaaaaagatcTCCAAGCTACCTTACAATAATACCTGAAAACTCGTATTAAGAATCTACCTCCAATAACGACAAaaagcgaagaagaaaaatcattgCAATGGCGTCAAAAAATCCATCAGATCAGATCGACCGGGACAGCTGCATCCTAGTACCTCCACACCCAGAGGAAACTGCCGCTCGGAGAGTTCACAAACGCGACACTAAACTTCATTTCTCCCGAAAGACAAAACTTTTTCAAGTAAGAGCAGGCAAAAAATAACAAGTCGTCGAACCGAAGCCCCGGCGCAAACGCCGCCCATCATACTGCAACTGCAACTTAACCCCCGACCATGACACACCTTTTCAGAAAATACCCACACCCACCCTGTCGACACGTTCTTTCGTACTTTCCAGCGTTTCTGGTTGAACAAATTTCTAACGCTCTTCCTGGCTCGATCGAACTCTCAGCAAGCTATCGTATACACGAGCCATGCAATGTGTATGAACTTTTGTTGTATGCTGCGTAGGCTATAGGTACATAAGTACGTGCGGAGATCAGCACTCACCTCCACAGACCGTTGCATTCTGCTGCGATGAGTTGCGGAAGAGACTCAGCGACGGTATAGGTTTATAACACTTTTTTACTTTCGAAAATGCGCGACGAACAGCAAGACGACGATTGACACTGTCCGGATAAACCACGACGGTACGAGCGCGGCTTTATCGAACGCATGACTGCAGTAAGTATTACATATAGTGGAAGTAGGCAATACGAATTACAATCGCAACACAGACTGACCGTCGCCATGTTGATGCAACAGCGCAGGCCTGCCAATGAAGACGCTTATTTTGGCGCTGCAGCGCCGGCCAACTCGTGAAAAAAACTATGGATAAGTACCCAGAAATCAGAATGCCTTATATCTGAGTTGTTATGGCGGGATTTTGAAGAAATGCATAACATATATGATTAAACGTTCTATAAAGTTTAACGTTTTAGAAACGTCTTCTCACATGTATCGGCTTTTTAACCATTGTTGAAATTATAAGATTATATTTCTTTTACAAAGAggcaatttaattttttacttttacttgaattattttacttaaaTTAAAGTAATATATGCGTATAGAATATTCAAACCGCTCTTTCCCCGAAAAGATGATTGGGCCATCTGTAGGTACGAGATCATCTATTAGAAAAGATAACTTGCGAGTTATCTATCTATGTCGATCACTTCTATACCTAATGTGatgaaattgtttttaaagCTACATCTACAATGAAGATCTCTCAACCTCGTGCGTGTCAACAACAAAATCGAGCAAAGTTTTTAAATGTACTCGTGCGATTCCctatataacaaaatgtaatccTACCGGGGCATAAAAGCACGTACATTTTTCTATCACTCAACTAGCAAGTCGAGGACGGATGAACGTGATACAGATACCTATAAGACAAGTCCGCAGAGAAAAGCTCTGACTCCGACTTTTCAGTCGAGCATTGACTCCTACTCACGACTATAGTGTATACTGTCTCATCAGCGCGTGCTAacttttagttttattttcgcAGCATCCAGATATATAATGATATAAGCATGCCGCGACGTCCTCTTCTCGACGTTTAGACAAAGAAAACACGATGCGATTCGCTCGAAAAGAGTTGATACGTCTCTCGCCCCCACCCCACACACTCCGCTACgctatactatatatacacatgtgTAACACAATGTAACCTTGACTCTGAAAATTGACCAAGGCGATTCACCCCTGGCACATGTGCATACAGCAGAAttaaaatacgaaaaaatcatcaataatgCATGGTTCTCCGAATTCtagaaagaaagaagaggcGATCATTTTTTCAATCAGCTATACCTACTCATAATATGCTCTCTGCAGCGCTAGAGAAAGGCGCagaaagaagaataagaaaatgcggacgagaagagagagagagggagggagagtgagcagagagagagagagagagagacatacatatacatatatataccttatgtatatatatatatatatatatatatatacatataacacgaaagcaaagaaagagagagcgagagagacgctcgATGCGCCATGTGGGAGCTAGTCTCCACATCCACACACACGCAGATCGGCAGTCGCTCCTCGACCTCTCCCTCGCTGCTGCTTGCGAGTTACTGTATAATATTCAAATCGAATcgcgagtgtgtgcgtttggGGCTATGTACCCGAATATGCGATAAACTGATCTAAAAGCAGGTGACGAACTGTAGCTGGGAAGACGTAAACAATAGGAATAGGATGGATCTCACGGCTGAGTGTAGTGTGTTTACCGATGAGCTGCTAAAGACGACGTCGTCTGCGTCGGCTATAACTGGTGGCTACTTGGAGGAGGAAGTCTCGGTTCGGGCCCGTACGAGAGCGAGACGCGAATAAAAACAAACGCCTCGCTCCTTTTCTATCCTCACAACCgcataggagagagagagtctgcCGAACAGGAGGGGCCAGGCCCTTCTCTCGCCCCGCCACctctctgctgctgtgctACTGCCTATACTGTTGCTGATATACACACTTGCTCTTTGATTTTGAAGAAGCCCCGGCAGTGCCATATATACTTGTGCGTATGAATTTCGGAGCAGTCATTCGCTGAATTTTCATGCGGCGTTTTTTTGCGGGAAGGGTGAATGTATAGACAGGCTCTTTGGGTCGCAGGTGTTGGTCTTGTGtaatattttcactttcaaATCCAGCTTGCAACGGGTTGAAGAATGGgcaatgagagagagagagaaagacttAACTTTATTGTGAATTGCTTGCGACTTTATGATAATTGAAAGGGTATAGTTGATAATTCGATGAACTGAGTTAAATTTAATTGACAAAAGTTAGATTGAAAGTAATCGAGTTTGCGTACATCTAGCAATTGTATTGGGAAAACATTTTGGAGCATAGATGCATGCATTTTTTGATGAATTgactatattatttttgtagtACTGTATAAACCTGGTACAGTGTGCTAATGCAAATTGTCTTTTTTATACAGGAATATTCATAATGGACGAAGAAGACCCGGCAATAATTTCTGGCGATGTAGAGACAATTGTGATAAAGCCTGAATGCATAGAACTATTATTATTTGATGCTGAAGATGGAGAGTGGTTGCAAGAATCATCTGATGATTTAGATCCTGAACTGACTGAAAATAATGTCGATGAGTGCTGTTTTGTTACTTCATCTGGTGAAGTAGTTACTATTAACAATGTGGACACAGTGCAAACTCCATTTTATTTGGAGAGTTATTTTATGGACAACGATGGCTATAGGAGTAGGTCTCCGGTACATCAAAATATAATAGAGATCGATAGAGTTACTTGCTATGAATGTGACATTGTTTTTTGCAATGAGCATAGACTTTTAGAGCACCTTATGACGCATATTGATGTCTACAGAATGGGCTGCGACGTTTGTGATAAGGTTAGCTACTTATGAGCttgtaaatttaaaacctatggtaaattataagtatttacttttatagtattaattatacaatatattttcaGGACTTAAATTTAGAAGAGAAATTTCAACTGCACATGATGGCAGTAACCTGGCAAAGTGTCTACTATTGTGATTTTTGTAGAAAATCTTGTGCTGGTGTCGTTAGATCTAGGGTATTTAAactcaatttttcatttttattttgctgttatttattttaattttgtttattcaCTTTGTGTATTTTTTGTATCTTCAGAGTCAACCACCACCACCTGGTAAAACATACATGTGCCATGACTGTGAATACCATGTCAAACAAGAAACAATGAACTTCCAAAATACGATACAGTTATATGAAAGTGTAGTCAACCATCCCACAAATGTTCCTGTGAAGCCACCGAAGGAAACACCTCCTTTAATTGTGTCTCCAGCATTACCTCAAACACCTTCAGTTGTAGAATTTTCCACAACATCACTTCCAGCTGTGCAATCTGCTGTGACATCGCCTCCTCCAACAGAAGTATTGCAGGACCACAAACAAAAGCCCAATAGTGATGCTAAATACGAAGGTGAATTTTACTCGATAGCAAATCCAACAACAGAGCTTCAAGACTGTTATATCCCTCGTAAGTCTCCTCCTAAGAAAGAGAACATGAAATGCAGACGACCAAAGCCTAAGGTGCAAATTGTCGGTGAAAGTATGAGGCAGACTTTAAAATTAAACACTAAGTCACATCTTAAAGACAAGTCTAAGACGCTGAAGCTCAAGTGCCGATACTGTCCAGCTACGTTTTCGGAAGATTTAAATCTTATGGCACACTTGCGCGAAAAACATAGGCTTCATAAGCTCAGGTATGTGTGCAAGCTCTGTGGTAAGGAATTTGTGCAGCAACGCTGCTATGAAAATCACTTGAGCTTTCACCAGCTGGCCAAAAACCACATGTGCTTCGTGTGCAATCTCGCGTTTCTGTCCAAATACGAGCTTGAGCAGCACGCGCAGATGCACGACAAGAGCGACATTATAAACACTTACTGCAACAATACTACGGACTGCGGCGCGCTCGACttgcgcaaaaaaaaaagaaaaagtgcTGCGTGATCAGTGACTCGCGTGTACGTGGTTTATCAAAAGTAAATGATCATGAACAAGGCTAGTGTTTATATTAGCGTTTTTGTACAAATTTTggttaaaatttgttactaaAGTGGCTTTCTATGAAGTTCTTTCAGCAATTTGAattgaaaattgttttatactTCCCTCACTATATTTGATGTTACGTAATATaaagaattattattgttataattttaaaaaattatttatgatatGCGTAGATATATTACGTTCAATAGTGTAAACACTGTTcaacagtatatatatatatatatatatatatatatatacacctatatactTTTAggtatttaatataaaattgaatATATCGCTATAGAACATTCAATCGAATTATATTATTACGAACTAAGTTCTTATTAGATATATTTATCGTCGCATTATGAACTGTATCCTACAATTTAATTAAGATAtagttgtaaaattttctacgGTATAAAAGCTTGGTAGAAAGCCACTTTATAGACATGAATCTCATAcgaattttacataaaatagaGTATGAATATTTGATATTCTAGATTGTATTGTGTGAGTATATGACTGAAGATAGATATATGAATTAAGTAGTGAATTCAAATTGTATCATAAagggaaaaagaaagaacgCAATTCTTTATTTGGCGGTGTTATTTTCTTTGCGAATTAaagttgtttattattttatactttacAATGCCATAATTGAATTGATTTAGGGATCTTTCTTTCAGTTTTATGTGAGTACAAAAATAGTTTAC
The sequence above is a segment of the Nasonia vitripennis strain AsymCx chromosome 3, Nvit_psr_1.1, whole genome shotgun sequence genome. Coding sequences within it:
- the LOC100679229 gene encoding oocyte zinc finger protein XlCOF28 isoform X2 — translated: MDEEDPAIISGDVETIVIKPECIELLLFDAEDGEWLQESSDDLDPELTENNVDECCFVTSSGEVVTINNVDTVQTPFYLESYFMDNDGYRSRSPVHQNIIEIDRVTCYECDIVFCNEHRLLEHLMTHIDVYRMGCDVCDKDLNLEEKFQLHMMAVTWQSVYYCDFCRKSCAGVVRSRSQPPPPGKTYMCHDCEYHVKQETMNFQNTIQLYESVVNHPTNVPVKPPKETPPLIVSPALPQTPSVVEFSTTSLPAVQSAVTSPPPTEVLQDHKQKPNSDAKYEGEFYSIANPTTELQDCYIPRKSPPKKENMKCRRPKPKVQIVGESMRQTLKLNTKSHLKDKSKTLKLKCRYCPATFSEDLNLMAHLREKHRLHKLRYVCKLCGKEFVQQRCYENHLSFHQLAKNHMCFVCNLAFLSKYELEQHAQMHDKSDIINTYCNNTTDCGALDLRKKKRKSAA
- the LOC100679229 gene encoding oocyte zinc finger protein XlCOF28 isoform X1 — encoded protein: MYRQALWVAGIFIMDEEDPAIISGDVETIVIKPECIELLLFDAEDGEWLQESSDDLDPELTENNVDECCFVTSSGEVVTINNVDTVQTPFYLESYFMDNDGYRSRSPVHQNIIEIDRVTCYECDIVFCNEHRLLEHLMTHIDVYRMGCDVCDKDLNLEEKFQLHMMAVTWQSVYYCDFCRKSCAGVVRSRSQPPPPGKTYMCHDCEYHVKQETMNFQNTIQLYESVVNHPTNVPVKPPKETPPLIVSPALPQTPSVVEFSTTSLPAVQSAVTSPPPTEVLQDHKQKPNSDAKYEGEFYSIANPTTELQDCYIPRKSPPKKENMKCRRPKPKVQIVGESMRQTLKLNTKSHLKDKSKTLKLKCRYCPATFSEDLNLMAHLREKHRLHKLRYVCKLCGKEFVQQRCYENHLSFHQLAKNHMCFVCNLAFLSKYELEQHAQMHDKSDIINTYCNNTTDCGALDLRKKKRKSAA